The following are encoded together in the Rhodothermaceae bacterium genome:
- a CDS encoding response regulator transcription factor yields MVQKSKAKHEINILVVEDEEDIAEVIAHFLGDVGYNVDIAYDGQQALNKAHPWTDLILLDVMLPKIDGFEVCQQLRSKVETEKIPIIFLTAKDEDEDQVRGLMLGGDDYLTKPVSMEVLLARIRAGLRRAQIGEVETITTMGLTIYVNEYRAEFQGIDLGLTLTELELLSFLIRHPRQAHRRKELLDIIWPDSKMVTQRTVDTHMKNLREKLGSFAKYIETVRGVGYRFNDAISYEGEVNKPDQTKGPNGLAISHS; encoded by the coding sequence ATGGTACAGAAATCTAAAGCAAAACACGAAATCAATATTCTTGTCGTTGAGGACGAGGAAGATATCGCGGAAGTCATCGCTCACTTTCTTGGAGACGTTGGCTACAACGTGGATATCGCCTATGATGGACAGCAGGCTCTTAATAAGGCTCACCCGTGGACAGACTTGATTCTCCTTGACGTTATGCTCCCAAAGATTGATGGATTCGAGGTATGCCAGCAACTCCGATCAAAAGTCGAGACAGAAAAAATCCCCATCATCTTCCTCACCGCAAAAGATGAAGATGAAGATCAGGTCCGTGGGCTTATGCTGGGTGGGGACGATTACTTGACAAAACCGGTCTCGATGGAAGTGCTTCTTGCGCGGATACGAGCTGGTCTACGGCGAGCTCAGATCGGAGAAGTTGAAACAATTACAACCATGGGACTCACAATTTATGTCAATGAGTACCGGGCTGAGTTTCAAGGAATTGATCTTGGCCTTACGTTGACAGAGCTTGAGTTACTTAGTTTCCTGATCCGGCATCCTCGACAGGCCCACCGCCGAAAAGAATTATTGGATATAATCTGGCCAGATTCCAAGATGGTAACACAACGTACCGTAGACACGCACATGAAAAATTTGCGGGAGAAGTTGGGAAGCTTTGCTAAGTATATTGAAACGGTTCGGGGGGTCGGGTATCGCTTCAATGATGCGATATCCTATGAAGGAGAAGTGAATAAACCTGACCAAACAAAAGGGCCGAATGGTCTGGCCATCTCGCACTCGTAG
- a CDS encoding sodium:alanine symporter family protein: MDILINVQQFIDNLLQYPLLVILVGGGVFLTFRLGFIQFRQFGHGIKVATGKYDDPDDAGDVSHFQALTTALSATVGIGNIAGVALAIHWGGPGAVFWMWVTALLGMCTKYTEVTLAQRYRIVDQEGSKLVGTVSGGPMYYIEYGLGKAFKPLAMLVAGALILTAFMTGNAIQANTVSDLMNAEFAIPTWVTGGLTSAVVAMVILGGISRIGRVTGILAPVMGLLYVAGGVVILAINYNGVFPALASIFTEAFNPTAGVAGTGIGILLQTILWGVRRGLFSNEAGQGSAPIAHSAAKTQEPVSEGAVALLEPFIDTLVICTITALVVLTTGVWKDKTDTELLIGEGDLSYVEEIGGRYQSTDDIPAEIVIDQGTPVPSESNGVMYAWHEVPVEEFFIDEAQTVPFTGIIDTQEGVAIASDTTVYTELYGMAVENGAPMTALAFEQGLGDVGKYLVIFCVFLFAISTAISWSYYGDRCSMYLFGQSSILPYKLIFVIMHFVGAVVSLNTIWAIGDTALAFVTIPNVLALILLSGIAKKLTDDYFNAFKPGMTRDEYLSVARSRAKSHKSGSEV, from the coding sequence ATGGACATTCTTATAAACGTACAACAGTTCATCGATAACCTGCTACAATATCCGCTGCTTGTCATATTGGTTGGAGGGGGGGTATTTCTGACCTTCAGGTTGGGATTTATTCAGTTTCGACAGTTTGGGCATGGTATCAAAGTCGCAACGGGTAAATACGATGATCCAGACGATGCGGGAGATGTTTCGCACTTTCAGGCTCTCACCACTGCATTGTCGGCGACGGTAGGGATTGGGAATATTGCAGGAGTTGCTTTGGCCATTCACTGGGGAGGCCCAGGTGCAGTCTTCTGGATGTGGGTCACGGCACTGTTAGGTATGTGTACCAAGTATACCGAGGTAACCCTGGCGCAGCGATACCGCATCGTAGATCAGGAGGGGTCTAAACTTGTTGGCACGGTGTCCGGTGGCCCGATGTACTATATCGAGTATGGGTTGGGGAAAGCATTCAAGCCACTTGCGATGCTGGTTGCAGGTGCCTTGATCCTGACGGCATTCATGACGGGGAATGCGATCCAGGCCAACACAGTTTCGGATCTGATGAATGCGGAGTTTGCAATTCCGACCTGGGTGACTGGAGGTCTAACTTCGGCGGTTGTTGCAATGGTGATTCTTGGTGGGATTTCACGGATTGGCCGGGTGACGGGGATTTTGGCTCCCGTGATGGGATTACTCTATGTCGCTGGTGGCGTGGTGATCCTAGCAATCAATTACAATGGTGTCTTTCCGGCATTGGCAAGTATCTTCACGGAGGCGTTTAATCCCACTGCAGGTGTAGCCGGTACTGGGATCGGAATCCTGCTGCAGACGATTCTATGGGGCGTGCGGCGCGGCTTATTCTCAAATGAAGCGGGACAAGGATCCGCACCGATTGCACACTCTGCCGCCAAGACGCAAGAACCTGTTTCGGAAGGTGCCGTTGCGCTACTGGAGCCGTTTATTGATACGCTTGTCATCTGTACGATTACGGCACTGGTGGTGCTCACCACTGGGGTCTGGAAGGATAAGACAGATACCGAACTATTGATCGGGGAGGGGGATCTCTCCTATGTCGAAGAAATTGGAGGGCGCTATCAGTCCACGGACGATATCCCCGCGGAAATTGTGATCGATCAAGGTACCCCGGTGCCCTCGGAGAGTAATGGTGTCATGTATGCATGGCATGAGGTTCCCGTAGAGGAGTTCTTTATTGATGAGGCTCAAACCGTGCCCTTCACTGGCATCATTGATACGCAAGAGGGGGTCGCTATCGCCTCAGACACCACCGTGTACACAGAACTTTACGGGATGGCTGTCGAGAACGGTGCCCCGATGACAGCACTCGCATTTGAACAGGGATTGGGAGATGTTGGGAAGTATCTCGTGATCTTCTGTGTATTCCTGTTTGCAATCTCAACGGCAATTTCCTGGAGTTACTATGGAGATCGATGCTCTATGTATCTCTTTGGGCAATCTTCAATTCTTCCATACAAGTTGATCTTTGTAATCATGCACTTTGTTGGTGCCGTGGTTAGCTTGAATACCATCTGGGCGATTGGGGACACGGCCCTAGCATTTGTGACGATTCCAAACGTATTGGCACTGATTCTACTCTCGGGTATTGCAAAGAAATTGACGGACGACTATTTCAATGCGTTCAAGCCGGGAATGACCAGAGACGAATATCTATCGGTCGCGCGTTCACGCGCAAAGTCACACAAATCCGGTTCTGAGGTTTAG
- a CDS encoding leucyl aminopeptidase, with amino-acid sequence MKVSVTTLSLQDLDVDLLIIPVGRSLARARAAQIGGPVGEALNAALIDFEGDLKETLLCYPASGRARRVAVVGLGYPENIDREALRRAAAAGAHMAMKTKATTVALCLPDSQLDSEATGQSLVEGYMLASYEYDRYKTRPNEERTITERLVLHAGRDEKSARRGAERGRIEAEATITARDLINLSPHDKTPTLLGKIVERYGRKYGYEVSVWDKSDIEKEKMGGLLGVNRGSLEPPVMIEMTWKPSKAGNSRPVVLIGKGIVFDTGGLSLKPTKNSMDHMKADMAGAAAVIGAMEAIARLDVPLYVIGLIPATDNRPGQDAYVPGDVLRMHSGMTVEVLNTDAEGRLILADALSYAKLYRPEIVFDLATLTGAQVVALGSQVAAVMTREDSGASERLEPVMEAAERSGDLLHPMPMHAHYAEALKSDVADIKNIGNREAGSITAAKFLENFVDYPWVHIDMAGPSFLKSELPYRPTGGTGFGVRLLTEFIRDYAHPKKR; translated from the coding sequence ATGAAAGTTTCTGTCACCACACTTAGCCTCCAGGATTTGGATGTAGACCTGCTCATTATTCCGGTTGGACGCTCGCTTGCGCGAGCCCGTGCAGCACAGATCGGCGGACCAGTTGGGGAGGCACTCAACGCTGCGCTGATTGATTTTGAGGGTGATCTCAAAGAAACCCTTTTATGCTATCCCGCCTCTGGTCGTGCCCGCAGAGTTGCGGTCGTTGGGTTGGGATATCCGGAAAATATTGATCGCGAAGCGCTTCGCAGGGCAGCCGCGGCGGGCGCACACATGGCAATGAAGACCAAAGCGACCACTGTTGCTTTGTGTCTGCCCGATTCACAGCTTGACTCCGAAGCGACGGGACAATCTCTGGTGGAGGGGTACATGCTCGCCTCATACGAATACGACCGTTACAAGACACGGCCTAATGAGGAACGAACGATTACGGAACGGCTGGTCTTGCATGCGGGTCGTGATGAAAAATCGGCTAGGCGGGGAGCAGAGCGTGGACGAATTGAAGCCGAAGCAACGATTACAGCACGCGACTTGATTAATCTGTCTCCACACGACAAGACCCCGACCCTTCTTGGGAAGATTGTCGAGCGCTACGGTCGTAAATATGGCTATGAAGTGTCGGTCTGGGATAAGTCAGATATCGAGAAGGAGAAAATGGGGGGATTACTGGGGGTGAACCGTGGCAGTCTTGAGCCACCCGTCATGATTGAAATGACATGGAAGCCCAGTAAAGCGGGGAACTCCCGGCCGGTTGTGCTGATCGGCAAAGGAATCGTTTTTGATACGGGTGGACTGTCTCTTAAGCCGACAAAAAATTCCATGGACCACATGAAAGCAGACATGGCAGGCGCCGCTGCCGTGATCGGCGCCATGGAGGCCATTGCGCGCTTGGATGTTCCATTGTACGTGATTGGCCTGATTCCGGCAACAGATAACCGACCAGGACAGGATGCCTACGTTCCCGGAGATGTATTGCGAATGCATTCGGGGATGACTGTCGAGGTGCTGAATACGGATGCAGAAGGACGGCTGATTCTTGCAGATGCGCTTTCTTATGCAAAGCTGTACCGGCCGGAAATCGTGTTTGACCTCGCTACGCTTACTGGTGCACAGGTCGTTGCGCTGGGGAGTCAAGTTGCTGCCGTCATGACCCGAGAGGATTCGGGGGCAAGCGAACGCTTGGAGCCGGTGATGGAAGCAGCGGAGCGCAGTGGAGATCTATTACATCCAATGCCGATGCATGCCCATTATGCGGAGGCGCTCAAGAGCGATGTTGCAGATATCAAAAATATCGGTAACCGCGAAGCGGGGAGCATTACTGCTGCAAAATTCCTCGAAAATTTTGTTGATTATCCGTGGGTTCACATTGATATGGCAGGTCCATCATTTCTGAAGTCCGAACTGCCATATAGGCCGACTGGAGGGACGGGCTTCGGGGTTCGGCTTTTGACCGAATTTATTCGCGATTACGCACACCCGAAGAAGCGTTAG
- a CDS encoding dihydroorotase: MTSDLCIQNGVILNPSTGKSRRADIRIRDGLIVEIGSNLTVSDERVLDAKGRMISPGWMDMHVHLRDPGEEHKETITTGCRAAAFGGFTAVACMPNTNPPIDNREAVHSLIKRAEELPVDVHPIACVSRGRQGKDLSEMAELAATGAVAFSDDGSPVQNGSLMRRALEYTRVVGKPIINHMEDLSLGPKGQMNEGIISTNLGLTPIPTFSEESMLGRDLMLAELTQGHLHVAHVSTARSTAMIREAKARGIHVTAEACTHHFSLTDEMVEESGFDVQTKMHPPLRTAEDVEAIRAGLCDGTLDAICTDHAPHAAFEKETDFVSSPFGIIGLETAWGLTGQHLIATKRLSVAEAVNRLCVTPREILGLNVPAIEAGAKANLTIFDATTNWVFESRHIHSKSRNTPFVGSPMTGRAWAIYNKGQLVEHQP; this comes from the coding sequence ATGACATCAGATCTTTGCATTCAGAATGGAGTAATCCTAAATCCCTCGACGGGGAAGAGCCGGCGTGCAGACATACGTATTCGCGACGGCCTGATTGTGGAAATCGGCTCGAACCTTACGGTCTCTGATGAGCGGGTTCTGGATGCGAAAGGACGGATGATTTCCCCTGGATGGATGGACATGCATGTCCATTTACGCGATCCCGGCGAAGAGCATAAAGAGACCATCACAACAGGCTGCCGGGCTGCCGCCTTCGGAGGCTTTACGGCAGTTGCGTGTATGCCGAACACGAATCCGCCAATAGACAACAGGGAAGCCGTTCATTCATTGATTAAGCGAGCGGAAGAGTTGCCTGTGGATGTACATCCTATTGCCTGTGTATCCCGGGGGCGGCAGGGGAAGGATTTATCTGAGATGGCTGAACTGGCTGCCACCGGAGCGGTGGCATTCAGCGATGACGGATCGCCGGTTCAGAATGGAAGCCTCATGCGCCGAGCGCTTGAATATACCAGAGTTGTCGGTAAACCGATCATTAATCATATGGAAGATCTGTCTCTGGGGCCCAAGGGACAGATGAATGAAGGGATCATATCTACCAATCTAGGGCTGACACCGATCCCAACATTTTCAGAAGAGTCAATGCTAGGGCGGGATCTCATGTTGGCGGAGTTGACACAGGGACATTTACATGTAGCACATGTATCGACTGCACGTTCAACGGCAATGATCCGTGAAGCGAAAGCACGAGGAATCCATGTAACGGCAGAGGCATGTACACATCATTTTTCATTGACCGATGAAATGGTTGAGGAGTCTGGTTTTGATGTACAGACCAAAATGCATCCACCCCTCAGGACGGCCGAGGATGTAGAAGCAATTCGAGCCGGGCTTTGTGACGGAACCTTGGATGCGATTTGTACGGACCATGCGCCGCATGCTGCTTTCGAAAAGGAAACGGACTTTGTATCGTCCCCATTCGGGATCATTGGACTAGAAACAGCCTGGGGACTCACTGGGCAGCACCTGATCGCTACCAAGCGCTTGAGCGTTGCCGAGGCTGTAAACCGGCTTTGTGTCACCCCGCGTGAGATTCTGGGGCTTAATGTCCCGGCAATTGAAGCGGGAGCAAAAGCGAATTTGACGATCTTTGATGCGACAACCAACTGGGTATTTGAGTCCAGGCACATTCACTCCAAGAGTCGGAATACCCCATTCGTAGGCTCGCCCATGACCGGGCGCGCCTGGGCAATTTATAATAAAGGGCAACTGGTAGAGCATCAACCGTGA
- a CDS encoding bifunctional oligoribonuclease/PAP phosphatase NrnA: MLKDILEVLLGHHRFVITTHQRPDGDAIGSQVALGRFLEHLGKEVVLFNSDPVPPSLEWMPGSEVIRTGNTLENLNAVAQADLFIVVDTNSRDRLGKTVDRALDLYKGPVLLVDHHTEPESWFTWMIRDEGAAATGELIYDLICTYDRDLIDSDMATALYTALMTDTGSFRFSSVTPKVHRMAADLLERGSYSPLEVYAGVYENHSPAWPRLVSMVFQGLTFLYDGELAYITITRHMLETAGVGYDEIHGFSDMVMSIAGVRITLIFTETKRGVKVSFRSKGSHRMDTWAQIHGGGGHQNAAGAFIRRPIREAVKVVLEGVSGLFEEDVVVLAEEDQAYLKALSSPKQ, from the coding sequence ATGTTAAAAGACATTTTAGAGGTACTACTTGGCCATCATCGTTTTGTAATTACAACTCACCAGCGTCCTGACGGGGATGCAATCGGCTCACAGGTTGCGCTTGGCAGGTTTCTGGAGCATCTGGGTAAAGAGGTAGTGCTGTTTAATTCTGACCCCGTTCCGCCTAGTCTAGAGTGGATGCCAGGTTCGGAAGTGATACGAACCGGGAATACCTTGGAAAACTTAAATGCAGTTGCCCAGGCAGATCTCTTTATTGTAGTAGATACAAATTCAAGAGACCGGTTAGGAAAAACTGTAGACCGGGCCCTGGATCTCTACAAAGGGCCCGTATTACTGGTGGATCATCACACAGAACCGGAGTCTTGGTTTACCTGGATGATACGCGATGAGGGTGCAGCCGCGACTGGGGAGTTGATTTACGATTTGATCTGTACCTATGATCGGGATTTGATTGATTCAGACATGGCTACGGCGCTTTATACCGCACTCATGACAGACACGGGCTCGTTCCGGTTTTCTTCGGTAACTCCGAAGGTGCACAGAATGGCAGCAGATCTGCTTGAGCGTGGAAGTTATTCGCCTTTAGAGGTCTATGCCGGGGTCTACGAGAACCACAGCCCCGCCTGGCCTCGTCTGGTTTCGATGGTATTTCAGGGGTTAACTTTTTTATATGACGGAGAACTAGCGTATATCACAATCACCAGACACATGCTTGAGACGGCTGGGGTAGGGTATGATGAGATTCATGGGTTTTCGGACATGGTGATGTCTATTGCAGGGGTCCGTATTACGCTCATTTTCACGGAAACGAAACGAGGTGTAAAGGTGAGTTTCCGATCCAAAGGCAGTCATCGAATGGATACTTGGGCACAAATCCATGGTGGTGGAGGGCATCAGAACGCAGCGGGAGCATTCATCAGACGCCCAATCAGGGAGGCGGTCAAGGTCGTTCTCGAAGGTGTTTCTGGTTTATTTGAAGAAGATGTTGTGGTCTTGGCAGAAGAAGATCAAGCCTATCTAAAAGCATTATCCAGTCCAAAACAATGA
- a CDS encoding D-alanine--D-alanine ligase, whose product MPHLVLVYGGQSAEHEVSLVSARNVFHAIDRTRYVVTLVRIDRDGTWVRVATVSGTPSSQIDFQAPGESVFLKPDGGLAPIESPQDAVHVDVVFPVLHGTNGEDGAIQGLFQMYKIPYVGAGVLGSSVCMDKDVSKRLLREAGIAVPDFRVLHNGETNLPSYDYLARVLGKTLFVKPANTGSSIGISRVESLMEYQAAIEEAFKYDEKVLVEEAITGREIECAVLGRNPVHVSVCGEITTTHSFYSYQAKYEDESATEIIIPASIPEVVMTRIQDLARRTCRVLDCFGMARVDFFLEKDNRVLVNEVNTIPGFTSVSMYPMLWDYSGMSFSDLVDALIQDAFVSHHRRSQLIRSR is encoded by the coding sequence GTGCCGCACCTCGTTCTTGTTTACGGAGGTCAGTCGGCTGAACATGAAGTTTCTCTGGTATCGGCACGTAATGTCTTTCATGCCATAGATCGAACGCGCTACGTAGTCACGCTGGTCCGTATAGATCGCGATGGTACATGGGTTCGCGTGGCAACCGTTTCCGGTACGCCATCCTCACAGATTGATTTCCAGGCTCCTGGGGAGTCGGTCTTCTTGAAACCGGATGGGGGATTGGCTCCGATCGAAAGCCCACAGGATGCGGTTCATGTGGATGTAGTATTTCCTGTTCTGCATGGGACAAACGGAGAAGATGGGGCCATTCAGGGGCTGTTTCAGATGTACAAGATTCCCTATGTGGGAGCGGGGGTTCTTGGCTCATCCGTTTGCATGGATAAGGATGTTTCCAAGCGCCTATTACGGGAAGCGGGGATCGCCGTACCAGACTTCAGGGTTCTCCATAACGGAGAGACCAATCTTCCCAGTTATGACTATCTGGCCAGAGTGCTCGGTAAAACACTCTTCGTTAAGCCAGCAAACACGGGATCCTCCATCGGGATTTCCCGCGTAGAGTCTTTGATGGAATACCAAGCGGCGATTGAGGAGGCGTTCAAGTATGATGAAAAGGTATTGGTGGAAGAAGCGATTACAGGGCGTGAGATTGAATGTGCTGTATTGGGCCGAAATCCAGTTCACGTATCTGTCTGCGGCGAGATAACTACAACGCATTCCTTTTACTCGTATCAGGCAAAGTATGAAGATGAATCCGCAACCGAGATCATCATTCCAGCATCAATACCGGAGGTAGTCATGACGCGCATACAGGATTTAGCCCGGCGGACCTGCCGGGTTCTTGATTGTTTCGGGATGGCCAGGGTAGATTTTTTTCTTGAAAAAGATAATCGGGTACTGGTCAATGAAGTCAATACCATCCCAGGGTTTACGTCGGTCAGTATGTATCCAATGCTCTGGGATTATTCCGGGATGTCATTTTCTGACCTTGTGGATGCCCTGATCCAGGATGCATTTGTCTCCCATCACCGACGCTCACAATTGATTCGCAGTCGGTAA
- the pdxA gene encoding 4-hydroxythreonine-4-phosphate dehydrogenase PdxA, with amino-acid sequence MRIAITLGDPNGIGPEVVLKCLDDPLIMKRIEPVVIGAKKVLQVHAKALGRRPPALIENLTASLPKRGIRLVDTSKGQEVSVEMGKLTPRAGSMAMNAVDEGIRLAKQRKVSALVTGPISKLAIVRAGYNFPGHTEYLAKKTKVKDQVMMMVSRELRISLATGHISLKQVPERLTINGLVAKLKRVRLSLMRDFGISQPKIAVLGLNPHAGENGVLGSEEDEVIIKAIKDAGNRGIIALGPFPADGFFGSGQYCGYDCVLAMYHDQGLAPFKILSFGSGVNFTAGLPIVRTSPDHGTAFDIAGKNQANEGSMVQAVLQAASIAEQRRSNQ; translated from the coding sequence ATGCGCATTGCCATCACGCTGGGCGACCCCAATGGGATTGGTCCAGAAGTGGTGTTGAAGTGTCTGGATGACCCGCTGATAATGAAGCGGATAGAGCCGGTGGTCATTGGCGCAAAGAAGGTCTTGCAGGTTCATGCGAAGGCTTTGGGCAGGCGGCCGCCCGCTCTCATCGAAAACCTGACTGCCTCTCTTCCCAAACGTGGCATCCGGCTTGTAGATACGAGCAAGGGCCAGGAAGTGTCGGTGGAGATGGGGAAACTGACTCCTAGAGCTGGTAGCATGGCAATGAATGCAGTGGATGAGGGGATCCGCCTTGCGAAGCAGAGAAAGGTGAGTGCACTGGTTACCGGGCCAATTTCAAAGCTGGCAATTGTTCGTGCTGGCTATAATTTTCCGGGGCATACAGAGTATCTCGCCAAGAAGACGAAGGTTAAGGATCAGGTCATGATGATGGTGTCCAGAGAGCTGCGCATTAGCTTGGCTACCGGGCATATTTCCCTGAAACAGGTACCAGAAAGGCTGACAATCAATGGGCTTGTCGCAAAGCTCAAGCGTGTACGATTGTCTTTGATGCGAGATTTTGGAATTTCACAGCCCAAGATCGCCGTCCTTGGACTCAATCCACATGCCGGAGAAAATGGCGTACTTGGCAGCGAAGAGGACGAAGTGATTATCAAAGCCATCAAGGATGCCGGAAATCGCGGTATTATTGCACTGGGGCCATTCCCGGCGGACGGATTTTTTGGGAGCGGACAGTATTGTGGGTACGATTGTGTTCTGGCCATGTACCATGACCAGGGATTGGCGCCATTCAAGATTCTTTCATTTGGAAGTGGTGTGAATTTCACAGCAGGATTACCCATCGTACGCACCTCCCCAGACCATGGGACTGCGTTTGATATTGCAGGGAAGAATCAGGCCAATGAAGGGAGCATGGTCCAGGCTGTACTCCAAGCCGCTTCCATTGCAGAGCAAAGACGAAGCAACCAGTGA
- a CDS encoding UDP-N-acetylmuramoyl-tripeptide--D-alanyl-D-alanine ligase encodes MPFSIDTRTLREGDTYIAIKGERYDGHDFVQEALRRGASKAIVERAIEGVNENRLSIVPDTSSHIAEVAHNKVKRANARVIAITGSMGKTTTRKAVTQVLQAAGPVVSSVGNLNTVLGLSLTLANSDLETNTYLVLEMGAAKRGDLKEICQYFKPDISIVTNVRGVHLEMLGSIEGVQQEKGELVRALDATGIACLNADDPRTRAMTAECKGRHLLYGMAADADITPSEITAEVPLLGEHVIYILLAAFAAGTAVGLPPKAINEALCRLKPEKGRLNPLPGKNGSTLIDDSYNASPDAVKVALDVLRQQTAQRRIAFLGDMLELGTMEREAHKVVLLKAIQDADLIYGCGPRMQTAAEELPAALKRRMHCLSDSKEFERELTRGRVYQPESGDVILVKGSQGARMERISRALLSESISPESVLPRQTEAWLSI; translated from the coding sequence ATGCCGTTTTCGATTGATACCCGGACGTTAAGAGAGGGGGATACATATATCGCAATCAAGGGAGAACGCTATGATGGGCATGATTTTGTGCAAGAGGCGCTCAGAAGAGGTGCCTCAAAGGCGATCGTAGAGCGGGCGATTGAAGGAGTAAATGAGAATAGGCTGAGCATCGTCCCGGACACGAGCTCACATATCGCGGAAGTTGCACACAACAAAGTCAAGCGTGCAAATGCGCGAGTAATTGCGATCACCGGCTCAATGGGGAAGACCACTACGCGAAAGGCTGTGACGCAGGTGTTACAGGCCGCAGGCCCCGTGGTCTCTTCGGTCGGCAATCTCAATACGGTACTGGGGTTATCCCTCACCTTGGCGAACAGTGACCTTGAGACCAATACGTACCTGGTCCTTGAAATGGGGGCGGCAAAGAGGGGAGATCTGAAAGAGATTTGCCAGTACTTCAAGCCGGATATTTCTATTGTGACGAATGTGCGGGGTGTCCATCTGGAGATGCTGGGTTCAATTGAGGGGGTTCAGCAGGAAAAGGGCGAATTGGTTCGGGCACTTGATGCCACCGGGATTGCCTGCCTGAATGCGGATGATCCACGTACGCGGGCAATGACCGCTGAATGCAAAGGTAGACATCTGCTGTACGGGATGGCTGCCGATGCGGATATAACGCCCAGTGAAATTACTGCTGAAGTTCCCTTATTGGGTGAACATGTCATTTACATCCTACTGGCTGCATTTGCAGCTGGAACCGCGGTCGGACTACCCCCAAAAGCAATTAATGAAGCTCTGTGCAGACTGAAACCTGAAAAAGGACGCCTTAATCCTCTTCCTGGGAAAAATGGCTCTACTTTAATTGACGACTCCTATAATGCCAGTCCAGACGCTGTAAAGGTTGCGCTGGATGTGTTGCGTCAGCAGACTGCTCAAAGACGTATTGCCTTCCTCGGTGACATGCTGGAGCTCGGCACAATGGAGCGTGAGGCGCACAAGGTGGTTTTGCTAAAGGCGATCCAGGATGCAGATCTAATTTATGGATGCGGTCCTCGTATGCAGACGGCGGCAGAGGAATTGCCTGCAGCGCTGAAGCGGCGAATGCATTGCCTTTCTGATTCAAAGGAGTTCGAACGCGAATTGACTCGCGGAAGGGTCTATCAACCGGAATCGGGAGATGTGATTCTGGTCAAGGGTTCACAGGGGGCGCGTATGGAGCGGATCAGTCGGGCCTTACTTTCAGAGTCAATCTCTCCAGAATCGGTACTTCCCCGCCAGACGGAAGCATGGCTTTCCATTTAG